The Oscillatoria sp. FACHB-1407 genomic sequence ATAAGAGGTTTAGTGTACTTCCTGCATGACATGTTTCATGGCTATAGCAACCGAGGGGTTGGTTACGACGGGGTGCAGAGGTGGAATCCCTGGCTAGGGGAGCAACTCCCACAATCCCTTGTATTAACCGTCTCGACAGTTGCTATAAATCCAAAAGAGGTGCATCTAGTAATTGGGGGGCTGAACCTGGCGAATGAATTCGCGGCTATTGGGGCGAAGTTCGCCGACGCGAGCTGAGGTTTTGAACTTGCGTAGGCAGGTTGTGTTTTGGTAGCGTTCGACTGAGCTCACGCCGAAGTCTGCGGTTTTAACCGCCACTCCCTAACCGTCAGATGCACCCATCCAAAAGCATTTCACACCTCTGCAAAAGTCAGCTTATGTCAGAGATTTCAGGTACGACAAGAAGAAATTTGAACATTTTTAGTTATAACGGGTGCATTCTGCGATTTTTGAGGCATTCTAGGGCTAAATCTTATTCAAGATTTGCTCATACCGAGTCAAACGGTTAGTTAAGACGGAGTACACGGATGAAACCCCTTACTGTGGGCGACATCTCATCCCTCTGCCTAGCCGTCTCGACGGTTGTCATAGCATCTTTGCCCTGTAATTTCGTGAGGAGAAACAGAATGCAGGCATCACGTTATCCATCTACTTTTGTATTTGGCTTGCTTTTAACGATTGGAACTCTGTCTGCAAATTTATTATTTGCGACAGCAAGTTGGGGGCAAACGACTGAGGTTTCTACGTCTCAAGGTGCAGAACGGCTTGAATCCGATGTCACTACACCCGGCGTAGCGACCAACACTGTGTCGGAAACGGCCAATGCACCCGAAGCGGCGATCGCTGCCTCAGTAGACCCACAGCCCATCGTTGTTGAAACCGCAATTCCCCAGCTTGAGGAACTGCATACTGAACAACCCTCGACAACCGCTGGAGACTTACAAGCACAGCCGATCGCTCCTGCCCAACCTGCCGTTGCCGTTACTGAAATCGGGGATTTAGCTCAAGCCAATGATCCGGGTGCCGTCGCCCAGTGGAGCCGTTCTGATCTATATAACCTGGATGGCAACTCCTTTACCTTCCGAGTTGGGGGACGGATGCCAGTGCCAACTGCACTCCAGGGAGCCACTCGTCCTCGCACCGTCCTTCCCGGTTCTAATCGATCGGGAGGTGTGTCAGCGATCGTGCGACTAGAGCGACCTATCTTTGGAGGAGAAGGTGCTCTTGAGATCGAAGGGGGAGCTAACATTCTCGCTTTTGATCTGGGCTTTATTAGTCAACCCAGTAACATCACCACACCTCGGACTGGCTTCGGAGTTAATCTTTTTAACCAACGCTCTTACTTCCCTGCTTATCGGGAGGGCGATCGCGATGTAGACTTGCCTAACCAGGAAGAAATGTGGATTCACCGCCTGGGTGGGGGGGCTGAAGTTTACGTACCCCTGGGCGATCGCTTTAACTCGGCGATCGGTCTTTCCTATCAGCGAGTCTCCGTACGAGATGACATCTTTACGGACGACGTTGAACCCATTGATGAATTTGGTAATCGGCTGACCGTTGATAGCGATGGCATTGATGACCTGTTAACGTTCAACATCGCTGCTGTACAGGATTTTCGAGATAGCCGGATTTACCCTACAACGGGTTCTATCTTGCGGTTAGGTATGGATCAAGGCATCACGCTGGGCGATAGCAGCATCGCCTTCAACCGCCTCAGTGCCAACTACACCCGATTCATCCCTTTCTCCCTGTTTGGTTTTGATGAAGGTCCTCGCACCCTGGTTCTAAACGTGCAAGGTGGCGTGATTATCGGTGATACCCCCTCCTACGAAGGCTTTAACCTGGGAGGGGTCAACTCGGTGCGCGGTTTTGACAAGGGAGATATCGGCACAGGGAGCCGCTTTGTCCAGGCAACCGTTGAATACCGCTTCCCCATCTTCTCCTTCAACTTCCGAGATGAAGAGATCCCCGTTGGCGGCACCCTGTTTGTCGATTATGCCAATGACTTAGATTCGGGAGAAGATGTCATCGGTGAACCCGGAGAAGTGCGCGACAAACCCGGTGATGGATTAGGCTTTGGTGTCGGTCTGCGAGTGCGATCGCCCTTTGGCCCCATCCGGGCTGAGCTAGGCTTCGGCGTGGATGGAGACACCGTGTTCTACCTCACCACCAGCGAACGGTTCTAAGGGAGAAAGGATAAACGATAAAGGCTGAAGGATAAAGAGAGAAGAGAGAGGCAGAAGATATAGAAAGCTAGAGATTGAGGGACTGGCCCAATATTGAATCATCCCTCGATTTCCTTCTTTTTTTATCCTTTATCCTTCAGCCTTTATCCTTTTTTCTTACGGTGCCGGATTGGGATATCGTGTGTGGACTGCATTGATTTCCGTCAGAATCTCATCTGTCAGAGTGACATGAATACTCTCTAAATTCTCTTTGAGTTGTTCTAATGTGGTAGCTCCGATGATCGTACTGGCAACAAACCAACGACTTTTGACAAACGCGATCGCCAGTTGAGCAGGACTCAAACCACATCGAGTGGCGATCGCTGCATATTCAGCCACTGCTTCATTCACATTAGGTTTGAGATAACGTTGTCCGAACCCTGGAAACAGTGTGATGCGAGTCTTTTCAGGGGTTTTATTGACATACTTGCCTGACAACAAACCAAACCCCAATGGACTGTAGGCGAGTAGGGGAACGTTTTCGCGATCGCATGTCTCAGCCAATCCCCACTCAAAGGAGCGGTTGATCAGATTATAGGCATTTTGAATTGACACAACTTTGGGTAAGCCCAATTGCTGAGCAAGATGGCTGAACTGGCAAACACCCCAGGGGGTTTCATTACTCAACCCAATGCAGCGGATCTTACCTGCTTGAATCAGGTCTGCAAACACCGATAACTGCTCCTCAATGGGAACTGTTTCGTGATTTTTGGTTGGGTCGTAAACCGTCTGTCCAAATAGAGGCACGTAGCGATCGGGCCAATGGAGTTGATAGAGGTCAATATAATCAGTCTGCAATCGCCGCAAACTATCCTCTACCGCTTGTTTCACATTATCGCGGTCGATCGCCTTAGCTCCATCTCGAATCCATTTCATGCTACGACCCGGACCTGCAATTTTGGTAGCAACAATCAGGCGATCGCGCTGTTGATGCTTCAACCATTCCCCAATGAAGCTCTCGGTTAAGCCATAGGTTTCAGCCCGTGGTGGCACGGGATACATCTCCGCTGCATCAATGAAGTTCACTCCCTGGGCGATCGCATAGTCAAGTTGTTGATGCGCTTCCTCCAGTGTATTTTGATGCCCATAGGTCATCGTGCCCAGACAAATTTCTGAAACCCTCAGATCGCTTTCCCCAAGTTGGTTATATTGCATATAAGTCATTTGTCAATCGTCATTTGTCAATTGTGATCCTTAAAAGATCCAGCGTTGTTGAATGGAGATGGAGTAGATCCCCGGCTTCTCAACCAACTTGACTCAATCCCCTTTAATTTATACAGAAGAAGCCGGGGATCTGGGTTGCTGTTCATCTTTTTGCTTCTACCTGAATATCTCCTATGCTTGAGATATGACCATTTGCGAGGAAATCGTTATGGTGTTGACCGCTCAACAACTCGCTGACTTAATGCCCGATGCAACTCAATTAGAGAGCAATGAGCCAGAGATAGAAAGTTCTTTGCATTATGCTCAACTGGCTCTGTTAGTGGCATGTCTGGAATGGTTGTGGCGCGATCGCACTGATTTCTTTATAGGGGCTGACTTGAGTATCTACTTCAGTCGTCAACAGCTTAAAAACCGTGACTTTCGGGGACCCGATTTCTTTCTGGTCAAAAAGACGGAGAAGCGTCCCCGCAAATCCTGGGTTGTGTGGGAAGAGGATGGTCGCTATCCTGACCTGATTATCGAGT encodes the following:
- a CDS encoding BamA/TamA family outer membrane protein, translated to MQASRYPSTFVFGLLLTIGTLSANLLFATASWGQTTEVSTSQGAERLESDVTTPGVATNTVSETANAPEAAIAASVDPQPIVVETAIPQLEELHTEQPSTTAGDLQAQPIAPAQPAVAVTEIGDLAQANDPGAVAQWSRSDLYNLDGNSFTFRVGGRMPVPTALQGATRPRTVLPGSNRSGGVSAIVRLERPIFGGEGALEIEGGANILAFDLGFISQPSNITTPRTGFGVNLFNQRSYFPAYREGDRDVDLPNQEEMWIHRLGGGAEVYVPLGDRFNSAIGLSYQRVSVRDDIFTDDVEPIDEFGNRLTVDSDGIDDLLTFNIAAVQDFRDSRIYPTTGSILRLGMDQGITLGDSSIAFNRLSANYTRFIPFSLFGFDEGPRTLVLNVQGGVIIGDTPSYEGFNLGGVNSVRGFDKGDIGTGSRFVQATVEYRFPIFSFNFRDEEIPVGGTLFVDYANDLDSGEDVIGEPGEVRDKPGDGLGFGVGLRVRSPFGPIRAELGFGVDGDTVFYLTTSERF
- a CDS encoding NADP(H)-dependent aldo-keto reductase; amino-acid sequence: MTYMQYNQLGESDLRVSEICLGTMTYGHQNTLEEAHQQLDYAIAQGVNFIDAAEMYPVPPRAETYGLTESFIGEWLKHQQRDRLIVATKIAGPGRSMKWIRDGAKAIDRDNVKQAVEDSLRRLQTDYIDLYQLHWPDRYVPLFGQTVYDPTKNHETVPIEEQLSVFADLIQAGKIRCIGLSNETPWGVCQFSHLAQQLGLPKVVSIQNAYNLINRSFEWGLAETCDRENVPLLAYSPLGFGLLSGKYVNKTPEKTRITLFPGFGQRYLKPNVNEAVAEYAAIATRCGLSPAQLAIAFVKSRWFVASTIIGATTLEQLKENLESIHVTLTDEILTEINAVHTRYPNPAP